The DNA sequence tccataccgagaatgccgtctcgtgaacactgttggaggataccGAAGGTGgaagggtaagtccggtcatgaatagttattcttgccgtgcagattcctgtcggcgttatgaggtgtcctccagcggtaagattttgagggccttcccatgtggTCGTAATTTTCTTagctgggcggcgatgtgtccactcattacagagtaatcagcccctgtgtacACTAAAGCGGTAACTCCGTGGCAGTCGAGAAGCacttcgaggtcggtggttcgttgtctggcgttgcagttaggtcttggcgtccgatcacggctgcgtcgtgctgaactgaagctggtacgtcgagtggtcaagtcgtctttcgtcggtgcagtcttggcttcctgacttcgccgGGACGGCGtcgtgtcattatgtcgtcgagatggtctcctcgccgtcttcgtcggcagcggaggatcttcgtcagttcgacgaacagcaaccgcacctccatcggttgctgcttttagttttccagatacgggctcgctgaccggccccgggctgggccggtgcatggcggcgctgcggcgacaggtagcggcctggtgacggcgaatgggactgtcgtcgagagttgcactgagtggcggctatgtaatcggcgatgtcacgtgggcgctccccaagctgtggacgcggcgcgttgacggcgaaccctctgaGTCCCAAGTAGccgtatgggcatcggcggtacacatggccggcttcgccgcagtggtagcagagcgggttgTCTTCAGGAGCGCggcaaacgtctgtcttcctcgggcctctttgctgggcgacgggtggacgtgctggcggcggcggcggtggtcgacggaatcacggcgttacagggccctggcgcggtcgtggagggggaccttgaaggcgggcgacggcggcgtacgTCATTgtttctggctggggctgcgatgattgtggttgtacctcgggaactccgaTCGATCGCTGAaactcatctttcacgatgtcggcgatcgaggccacttgaggctgcgacgaaaaTAGGACTTTgcacagttcttcgcgcacaatggtcctgatggtctcttgaaggtcgttcgaacccagtccttggatggcgtactgtggcgtgagcccctggcggttatgtcgccgggtgcgcatctccagagttttctcgatcgtcgatgcctctgcagaaaactcagccacaGTCTTGGTTGGGTTACGAAtaattccggcgaaaagttcttgcttgacgccccgcatcaggaagcggactttcttctcctccgaTCTTTCCGgatcggcgtgccggaaaagacgggccatctcgtctgtgaagatcgcgatcgtctgatttggcagctgcgctctggtttctagtagagctagggctcgctcttttcgcaccacgcttgtaaatgcttgcaagaagccgcttcggaacaggtcccacgtcgttaaggtggcttctcgattctcgaaccatgtcAGGGcagcgtcctccaatgcgaagaaaacatgtcgcagtttgtcgtcgctgttctagctgttaaatgcagcgaccctctcatacgtctcgagccaggtttacgggtcctcgaatgttgaaccgcggagcatcggaggttccctgggctgctgcagcacgattggggacgctggggctgccgtCGGTCTTggcttggccacaatcttcttggtcttctcaggtagaagtccgtgttcccGGGGCAGCTATTAAAGACGGCCGCTTGCCCGATGCTCAGGGACTACGTTTGTGTTCtctttgtggtccgggcttggatcatggcttgtcgggggcgtccggtacatgaacgaaaagcaccttcaccagatgtcacgtggtggtgacattgaagaacacagtagcaatactgtgaaagacaaaactaagttttattgggcgaacctgtgcccagaaaaacaggctacacttatagcacaacgatagctgcgaACACGCTCGgagatcgtcgaaaaatctgatcagcgggtcaagcgcattggcttttatacagcagtcgtcgaatgttccagactaatcgttcggaccctagtgccttccacaaagttctacaccattcgcgtcagtcGGTGAAATCGGATAACTTaagattcggcgacaacagacagcggatagcagcatcgataactttccagaaacttcggatacatggaggcgcgtcccgcgctgtgcgataacatttgttaggcggcgaaacacggtcgcccgataaagataagtacacgtctcAATATGCTTATCATATAGTGCTCTGACCTAGTAGGCGGCATGCCTATGCATGGCCTCATTCAGCCATAGGACTGTTTTTTTTTGCGACAGGTTACATACAAATTGGTTGATGGACAATTCTGGATAACAGTCATTCAATCTGTACGCGTAATATTATCCATGCATCCCTGACCTCATATTTTAGTAGAAATTACGCGCAAAAATCTGCTTCGGGAAGTAAGTATTAAGCATGATACAAAAATAAGGCATGTGCATAGTCTTGCTATCTTTATTACTCATCTACGTTTGGCTCTGATTACACGAACGGCATCATGGACTTGAGAGAAAAACTGTAATGCGTTGGTATTGGCAAGCAACTTAGCAACGCGGCTTATAAGGGAAAAAGGCATGTTTCAGCTTTAATTATTAGCAAATAAAAATTTTGCTGCACGTTTAAAAGTACAGTGGGGGTAACGAGATAAAGGCGTCCAATGTCTTTTACGCAGCGCTGAATCATGCGTATCCTTTACACTACGAAACAATGTGGTTTTCCCCTAATATTTGTGTGTGCTGTTCCTAGTGATAGATGGTGTGTTGGTGGCGCTTCGATGAGTTATCACTTATAGTCATGGCTTCGACGTCCGCGTGGTTGCTAGATATCACCTCCGTGTCAATACTTTCGGGTGATGTCTTCCCTCATCTCTTGTTCTACTTCACGCATCAGCTAACAGTTTATCACACCGAAACCATCTTTGCCACAACGGCACATGTTGTTAGCTTTGAGCACAGGAATAACATTTGCTGAACTTCTTTCGTAGTATCAAGCGCTTATACAGATCAAAAAGAGTCGCATAGCCGCTCTGCATAACAAAAGTGCTAAAAGTTGCACCGGATTTGTTAAACATGATTCCTGAGGCATGGAAAGCTGAAATAAGTTATTTGAAATGCTTCCTCTTGTTTCAGGCACAGCGCAGGGGACTTCGCACATCAGCCATACCCTCGCTGGAGCACCGGGCAGCTCCTTCTTGATTTTGATAGGTTCTTCAGGAGATTCCTCGCTGCCAAAGGACGAAACCCGAGACCCTTCGAAAGCAATTTCCTTGTTCAGGCTATATGGGTACACGAGAAGTGCATGACAGCAAGTGGCAAGGGGGACGCGCTGCACGCGTGGGCCAAAATCCTCGATGTCCTGGGGCTCAGTGGATGGCCACTCCTCAAGTTTGCCGGTGACCTAGTGACACTCGTGTCCAGCGGAGATCGATATTTGATGCTTCATACGCTATATCGAGTCATCCTTCTGCGAAGTGCCCACCGACGCGGCCCACCGCAAATCATACTCAAAAGACCACTCACGTACTTGGAGCGCTACGTTTCCCGGTCGCGATCTGCCACTGCGAAACGGTACGAAGACATTATCGTCCATGCTCTGAACCTTTCTGGGAACAAGACCGTCGGCGATATAGCAGGCAAACAAATATTGAGGCTTGAAGAAGCGCTGCAGAGACTAACGTACCTAGACAGCAAGCACGCTGAATACCCCCCGAACGACCTGTGGCCCATCAACACGTTGCCGAAGAGCGCGCACTGGGACTGGCTGAGATACATGAGACTTCTTTTCAAGACGGATACGCATATAACTGAATCGTCTGTCGTATACCTGGAGGATCCCTTGTTTTTCACTCGGCTGAGTTCTATTTTCAACACGACGGACGATGAAACTGCAGTAGCCAACTATGTAGGCCTCAAGGCCCTGATAACTGTTTCACCGTTCATGCCGGCCGACTATAGAACGCTCTATGAATTCGACCTCGGATCCGACATCGATCACTTTGATACGCAGGTCGCGGCATGTAGCGTATTGCTAGAGAAGATGTACCGCTATGGTGTCGGCATAGCGGCCAAGCTAACGTCAAACAGGGAGTTCGCGAATGTGTACAGGACGCACCGCGACGACCAGCTCGGCGCGATGTTCAACAAGATGCGCGCGACAATCCGCGACATGCTGCAATCGCGACGTTCTTGGTTCGCCAAAGATGACATCGCTACGGCGCAGCGAAAGCTGGAAAACATGACCTTTGTTTTCGGCACGCAGGACAACTTCGTACAATATGAAGACTATCGGCACACACCAACGTTGGCGCTGAAATCTGATGGCGTGCTAGAGACCGTGTTCGCAATCTTCTCATACGCCTCCTCTATCTACTGGAGTGCGCTCGGGAACGGTGTTGGCGGAAATGTCACCGCAGCGTACGACAATGCATACACGGCGTCTGTTTTCGAATGGGGCAGCGAGTACCAGCCGACGAACAACCTAGTCTTTGCCCCGAACGGACTGGTGGGCTTCCTGAGTACCATCTCAAGCACGATTCCCTTTCAGCTTTACCCCGTGATTGCGGCGCCTCTGCTGAAGGCATTGTTGCAGCCGCTTTTGCGCAGCAACTCTCTCTTCGACGACCGTATGTCGCGGAGAAAATGGTGGAGCACACAGTCTATTGCTGCGTACGAGAATGTCACTCAGTGCCTGCGACGCCAATATGAGGCGGCCGAAAATACCAGCAGAGCAAGCAATGCCACATCGTGGGCGCCATTCAGGTTTAGCGTGGCGCGTCTAGAGCAAGACTTTCTCGACAATGCAGTGTTGTGGCCGCTGTACGAGCTCTACGAACAAGCCCTCATAGAATATAACGCCACGCGGCTTTACTATGCTCTGCCATTAGTCCACGTGTCCACCAAGGAGATGTTCTTCTACAATTACGCCGGAGTCTTTTGCGATAACGCCATCGCTTCCACCCGAAATCTTCGACAAAGCTTGGGAATGAGCCCAGCCAAGCTACGCCTTAATGTGGCTTTAAGTAACTTTCCGCCCTTCCTGAAAACTTTTTCGTGCACCAAAAAGAAGCAGGAGCGCTGCGAAGTATGGAAACAATTTGGTTGATGCGTAGAGTGATGAACGCTTTCTTCACACTGAGCGGAATTTAACTATATTTGTTTGTtgaattttgttttatttatttatttttgtttcttttgattTCACATGTGAAAGAGATATGTGACCgtttccataaaaaaaaagaagaaaacactacTATGTCTTTGTTTCTGCTTTGCGTACCTGCGGAAAGTGATGCTGTAATTGGGGAGGTCATCGCGCGGGGTTCACAGGGATacgaaagacgacaggacgttcGCTAACTATGAACTAACTTCATTTGCGAAGAGCAAGGTACTTATACCGGCAAAATGAGTAGAAATCACACGCACAAACCAATATTTTCCAGATAGGCCATTTCACTTCTTCTCAGAGTAATCGACGGGACGATGCCGTGGTTCGCACCCTCTTTTGCAATGAAGCTTGCTTCAACAATTTCCTGCTTATGTATGTCGCTATTCTTAAACACGACGAAGGAATCCTTAAACAGTGTTTACACCCGCAATAGTCACAGTGCACGGATACATGGTCATCTCGATAACAATTAATTTTTTGCATATGTAAGGCGACCGATCCGTTTAGAAAGAGTCGCCGAGGATGCGCAAGGAATCCCCAGCCGCCGTTTGTGCACTGTATACGAACTGTCGTTTATCGCTTCCCTTTCTCATGCCGCAAGGTGTACGTAGGCCAGACAGGTAGATGCCTCAATCACAGGTCAAGGGTACTTTAGCATAAGCTGAACTGTTATCGAGACGGGCACGTCTCCGTGCACTGTGACGATCGCGGGTTTACACCACTGTTTAAGGATTGTTCCGTCTTCTTCAGAAATACGCATAAGGATACGCGGGAAATTGTCGAAGTAGGCTTGATTGCAAAGCAGGGTGCTGGCAACGTCAGTGCCTCGTGCACTACTCTGAGCAGAAGAGAATTCGCCCATCTATAAATTGTTGCTTTGCGCCTGCGATGATTTCTACTCGTTTTGTCGGTATGACTATCATGTTCTTGTGATATAAAACCAGTTCATAGTTAGCGAATGTCGTGACTTCTTTCTTATCCGTGTGAATACAGCGCTCTGACCGGAATTACTGCAACGGGCCAACTAGCCCGAAAATTTGCATTCCTAAAGTGACGCTATTAGCGTTCTTGCTTGGTGCAGGCCGGTGAGCTATTTCAGCCGTATACGGACGAAGCGCATGGATCGTAGCTAATGGCTGCCAATGGCACGCAAATCCATACTAATTGCACAACTGGATGATTGTCTGCTATAGGAGAGTTAATGTAGTAAGTTTTACAAATGCGAAAAACTGGACCTTCGTCAGTGAACCTGTTGAAGATGGTACAATGACTTGCTCGATGAAAGCTCATGCACGATATTATTTTATTGTGTCTTCACTTATAGCGTCAAACCATCAAAAGACAGCACAACTTTGTATGCACGAAAAGCTATATTGTTTACCTTGCAATAATATTGCCGAGGCGGTGGAAGTGTGGAACAGTTTGTGAACGGTGCAAAATCGAAAGTCAGCTTACTTATGAAGAATATCTacgcacattaaagaaatacGGTCATGAAGCACACGCCCACTCGGATTGCGTTGTATGCCAGATCCTGATGTCACAAGCAGTAACAGTGGAACTTTTATAGCTGCTCACTTGCGTTTAGCATAGTACTACATCTACGAGCCGTAGATGAGTATACCTAGGACTCAATGTCGTCTGCAGCATACATGGAAGCCTGTAGCATTTAGCAGGGTCGGGTGCACGCTGAGAAAGTGATGCGCTGACTATATGAATTCTGAACACATTTACGTACTCAGAGTACTATGACTTTTTAGTCCACAGTGCAGGCGCAACAGGTTTTGTTCGCTTGGAAATTCTGCAGAGCAAAAAATTGACGTCTTCATGGTCAAGCTGCTGTAAAAACGCAATTTTCTTTCTATAGTGGGTAGAGCCACTTGCCAGAATAACTACAAGGCAAAATATCGGATTAGGAAAGCCAACAAGGAGGAAATATAGAGGTAACACAGGCTATCACGTTAGCAAAAGGAAGGCGTTGCATCATGCTTCTATTGTGAACAGTGCCCAATTCCCTCGTGGGTAGGTGCGATACGTTAATCACGACAACACGAACAAGCGAATGAGAATTGCGTGATTTGCAATTAAACAATGTCAAACAGTGGATAGAGAAAGTGTGCAATCAGCGCTGACTCGCGAATATAACTTGTTTCTGAAATGACGTCCATTGCGAGTGAGAATTTTTTCTCTATTACCTTTCCTTGCGAGGCGCGCCTCAGAAAGTACTGGGGACAAGAAATGACGGAATCTCCTTGGAGCAAGGAAGAGCTCAAGACATTTGGTACAATATCTCCTTGCAATGAGAAAAGCAAGGAGAGCTTATCAGAGAAGAAACCACTCAATAAAATCGAGTGGCGGGAGATATCACATGCTGATAAATTGTCTCTCCATTATTTAAATTTACAACTTCGTGACCTTATACATATGTTTATCAAGCAGCACCAATTTAAGATAAATGTTTCATGTGACAAAAAGCTTTACAATTTAAATCCCATTCTTACATTGTACAAGGGCAGTAGGATCATAATCATCACCAGACAgcgttatgtccactgcaggacgaaggcctctccctgcggtctccaattgcccctgtcctgcgccaacggattccaacttgcgcctgctaacgtcctaatttcatcacgccccctagttttctgccgtcctctactgcacttctcttggcatccattccaTTGCCCTAATGTGCACCGGTTATTTAACTTATGCAttatatggcctgcccagcttcattttcttctcttaaGGTCAATTAGCATATCGCCTATCCCCgttgctctctcatccacaccgctctctacCTGCCTTTtgatgttacgcctaacattcttcattccatcgctctttgcgtggtccttaacttgttctcgagattCTTTGTCAACTTCCTAGTTTCTGCTCCACAAGTTAGCACCGGTAGATGGCATTGATTGCACGTTGTTCTTTTCagtgacagtggtaagcttccactcaggatTTTACAACATCTGCCATAGACTATCCAACCtatctttattcttctctaaatttcctGCTCGTGATcatcagggtctcctgtgagtaattgacctagacaaacctgctccttcacagactctagaggctgactggtgatcatgtagtcttgttctcttgccaggctattgatcattatcattgctttctgcacattaatcttcaaccccgctcttacactttctctgttatggtcgtcaatcatttgttgtaactcgtccttCGTGGTAATAAAAAGGACAATGTAATCAGCAAATCGAAGGTTGTTGATACATTCGCTGCTGATCGTCACTCGAAAGTCTTTCAactttattagcttgaatacttctttcgagAATTCAGTGATTCAGTGATTCAGTGATTGCTACTGTTCTTGCAGACAATCAGTGTAGCCAATCAGGTATTTGTAATGTGCAGACAATCAGGTATTTTGTAAGATATTCACATAAGCCTCCTGTAGCCCTTcactatgtaatgcctctatggctgcttgcatccctactgaatcaaatgtatttgcataatctatgaaagccgtatagcGACGCTGTGTGCACTGTGCAGATttatcgattacctgattgatgacatggctgtaattcattgtagagtatccattCCTGAAGCCAGACTCTTGATTGATGAAACATTGCCCTTGTTTTaatggaaattatcttggtgaatatttcacACAATACTGGAActaagctaatgagcctataatttttcgaTTATTTTATATCTccatttttgtgaattagtatgttttggcattcttctagttttgtAGAACCTTTCAACTTGTAAggcatttcgtataaagggctccaagcttttcaagcatgatgtctgcTCTATCGTTGATTAAATCGACCGTTATTCCACCTTCTCGGGCCTCTTTTCCACGTTTCATGTGTTTCAAGACAATCCTAatctcatcactagttatagaaggTGCCTCTGCAACCTGTTTATTACTGCTTCAAATGGAAATATTGTGGCTGCTCTGAGTACTGCACAGGTCTGTATAGAATACTTCGCGTTTACTATACCTTCGACGTTGCTAATAATATACCGCCGCCtctctttcactgcatacatcttggcttatgccaagtttccttttcaCAGATTTCATGTTGCatatttttactgcttcctcagtattGCTTACATTACAATTGCAAGTATGCTTTACATTCTCCGTATTCATGAGTTTTGACAGTCCCACAAATTCTATACAATCTCTTGTGTTggccactttcattctttgtcgtttctttattatgtccttCGTTACTAGGGTGAGCTTACCTAATGGCTGCCTCGCTGCCTTACCTCCGACTTCATTCGATGCTTCTGCAACCCGTCTAGTAgccgtttcattcattacctcaatGCTATCTTCATCTTTCTGCTCTAACGATGCGCATTTATTTGCAAGTAACCAGCCTGAATTAGCTTgcgtttacccttactgcgtctaggtttgCTTgattcttcttgactaattttactctttctctcttcatattgagtTCAATTCTAGACCTCACAAACCTATCATCAATGCACTTTCGCCTACCTAGCACTTCTACATCTTACACTATGCTGAGATTGGCAGAAAGCATGAAGTCCACTCCATTTATTTTTTCAACATTAAGGCTTCTCCAGAAACACTTTCTGTTGCCACGGTTCCCGAAGAGTTTGTTCAATATTTGAAGCCTCTTCCATTCCGCGAATTGTACCATCTTTCATCTAGTGCTTCTAGAATCGATGGCGTAGTTGCCATTTGCCTGTTCGCCAGCCTACATTTTgcgcacttttgcattgaagtcactcaTGGCTCAACATaatgagtttgcactttttttaTCGCTTACTCGCCATCTTCATAAAGCTGTTCTATCTCATCAACATTATGACTGGAGAACGGGTGGTAGGCTTTTACTACCTTTCTTCTATGCCTCATATTCACATTTATTACGACTAATTCAACCCTCTCAATAATGCTGTCGAATTCTAAAATGTTGCCAGCTATCTCCTTATGAATTATGAATCCTTCCCCGGGTTGTTTCTTTTCTAGGAATCCACTATATGCGCCTCACAGTGGAGTTTCGCGGCGACGATCGCGCCACCTGTAGCGTCGAAAGCGCAACTGTGCCACTGATACAACTTCAGTCGACGGCGTAGAATCCAGCTGGTGCGCGTGTTGTTGCTATGACCGCGTGTGGTTCGAAACTTCTGAACCACGTGCGCCACCGTCCTGCAGGTAAAAGTTCTCATACCGCTGTTTTACGATGGCGAAATTGCAAGACATCGAAAACTGTCCTGGAAAAAAAGCGTGAGGACGGCGGTTCTGCTGCGTCAAAGACTGTATATAGTGGCCGCGAAGGACTGCCTGCTCGCCGACTCTACAGACTCTCTGCCCGGCCGTGGTTTCGTGCTCGCGCTTCCCTTTTGGAGGATCGCACTAGAAAGTATTATAGTCAGtagactgaagtttttggtcgAGAAAGAGTCTTGTCAGGAAgccgaaataattttttttattttttgggaaTTCTCCATATCACTTAGAGCTATTTATTTTTCTGTACGAAGCGTACTTTGTGGCGGCTGCAGGCACTCTGGCTTGCGTGCGTTGCTGAGCAATTCACGCTGTGCGGCTCTGCTTGGGTTCAGGCTGCCGGATACGATCACCCGAGTCTTGGCTACCGGAGCGGCCCAAGGTCGTGCCGGTGCCTCGGCAGTTGCAAACAAATTACTGCGGTTGCTTGGCAGGACATAGCAGTCTAACACAATTTTTGCGCAGGTTGTTTAAAAGAGCATTTTCCTAATTCGAAAAGATATGGCGCCTATCGGCCGTGGCGGCTTCCatccgatggcggcgaaatgcgaaaacacccgtgcacttagatttaggtgcacgttcaagaaccccaggcagtcaaaatttccggagagtcacccactacagcatgcctcataatcagaaagtggttttggcacgttaaaccccataacttaaatGGCGCCTATTATTCCTGGCCAATGAGACTTCGCAAACGTGCGAGAACAACTCCACGGAAGTACACGTTTTGTCTACGGTAACTCAAATGGCTGGGCAAGAACACCTACGCCTAACCCTTAGTAAGCTCAGCCGTGCCTGCTcactcaattgagctgcttgatCAAACCATGAGTTTTCTCATGAGTTTTCCCAAGTCCATAGATACGACTGGGAGTGACACCTCGCTAGCACAGTCACACCGGCGACGTTTTtcacgctgtgaacgtgcaaggCAGCATAGGGCCCCTTTAAGGCAAATGGCAGGGCATCTGCGACCATCTAATTTTGAGATTGGT is a window from the Dermacentor variabilis isolate Ectoservices chromosome 3, ASM5094787v1, whole genome shotgun sequence genome containing:
- the LOC142574983 gene encoding neprilysin-2-like is translated as MRNFEAVDAIQRNPSLLPRMEWRSLFLPAATILAVFFLMTVGLLTTQMRFSASLYANAEREEVRYRAHAGQQPKRTVPTPADSGECVSRVCLWNRDYLFRFSFNRPGPCEDFYEHACASFRHSAGDFAHQPYPRWSTGQLLLDFDRFFRRFLAAKGRNPRPFESNFLVQAIWVHEKCMTASGKGDALHAWAKILDVLGLSGWPLLKFAGDLVTLVSSGDRYLMLHTLYRVILLRSAHRRGPPQIILKRPLTYLERYVSRSRSATAKRYEDIIVHALNLSGNKTVGDIAGKQILRLEEALQRLTYLDSKHAEYPPNDLWPINTLPKSAHWDWLRYMRLLFKTDTHITESSVVYLEDPLFFTRLSSIFNTTDDETAVANYVGLKALITVSPFMPADYRTLYEFDLGSDIDHFDTQVAACSVLLEKMYRYGVGIAAKLTSNREFANVYRTHRDDQLGAMFNKMRATIRDMLQSRRSWFAKDDIATAQRKLENMTFVFGTQDNFVQYEDYRHTPTLALKSDGVLETVFAIFSYASSIYWSALGNGVGGNVTAAYDNAYTASVFEWGSEYQPTNNLVFAPNGLVGFLSTISSTIPFQLYPVIAAPLLKALLQPLLRSNSLFDDRMSRRKWWSTQSIAAYENVTQCLRRQYEAAENTSRASNATSKLSDVLSGPTGTTRYPDLKAKAQDKFMQSERIRLEQLLTEGYLGDRRPSQLLRRM